A section of the Methanofollis sp. UBA420 genome encodes:
- a CDS encoding Mrp/NBP35 family ATP-binding protein produces the protein MADNQVQQEGCSGNCSSCPSAQQEGCDSSKKGLPPKAKIDVKHVILVLSGKGGVGKTTVSVNLASALANHGKTVGLLDLDIHGPNVPKMVGAEGQHLAVMGNKIEPIQITGNLSVVSMEFLLPDAETPVIWRGPMKMAAIQQFLEDVNWGALDYLVVDLPPGTGDEALSIIQLAPNVDGAVIVTTPQEVSTMDSKKAAKFVEKLELPVLGIIENMSGLICPDCGKEIDIFGKGGGKKAAEELGVPFLGAIPIDIEMRKAGDEGRPFINRHADSPSWKAIDAVMENLVKVVEG, from the coding sequence ATGGCAGATAACCAAGTTCAGCAGGAAGGATGCTCCGGCAACTGCTCCTCATGCCCGAGCGCCCAGCAGGAAGGGTGCGACTCGTCGAAGAAGGGCCTCCCCCCCAAGGCGAAGATCGACGTCAAGCACGTGATCCTGGTCCTCTCCGGCAAGGGCGGCGTCGGCAAGACGACCGTCTCCGTCAACCTTGCCTCCGCCCTCGCCAACCACGGAAAGACCGTCGGCCTCCTCGACCTCGACATCCACGGCCCGAACGTGCCGAAGATGGTCGGCGCCGAAGGACAGCACCTCGCCGTCATGGGCAACAAGATCGAGCCCATCCAGATCACCGGCAACCTCTCTGTCGTTTCGATGGAGTTCCTCCTCCCTGACGCCGAGACCCCGGTCATCTGGCGCGGGCCCATGAAGATGGCGGCGATCCAGCAGTTCCTGGAGGACGTGAACTGGGGCGCCCTCGACTACCTGGTCGTCGACCTCCCGCCCGGCACCGGCGACGAGGCCCTCTCCATCATCCAGCTCGCCCCCAATGTGGACGGCGCCGTCATCGTCACCACCCCGCAGGAGGTCTCGACGATGGACTCGAAGAAGGCCGCAAAGTTCGTCGAGAAACTCGAACTCCCGGTCCTCGGCATCATCGAGAACATGAGCGGGCTCATCTGTCCCGACTGCGGGAAGGAGATCGACATCTTCGGCAAGGGCGGCGGCAAGAAGGCTGCTGAAGAGCTCGGTGTCCCCTTCCTCGGCGCCATCCCCATCGACATCGAGATGCGGAAGGCTGGCGACGAGGGCAGGCCCTTCATCAACAGGCACGCCGACTCGCCTTCCTGGAAGGCGATCGACGCCGTGATGGAGAACCTGGTGAAGGTCGTCGAGGGGTAA
- a CDS encoding Glu/Leu/Phe/Val dehydrogenase, which yields MTNDNPFEMVKQQISACSEYLNLPQNVEEYLMTPMREIHVAFPVRMDDGSFKVFQGYRVQYNNALGPTKGGIRFHPGETIDTIRSLAALMTWKCSLLDLPLGGGKGGVVCNPKELSAGELERLSRAYIRAIYKVIGPDCDVPAPDVYTTPQIMAWMMDEYCTLVGHNACGVITGKPVVLGGSEGRGDATARGGWFVIREAAKDNNIDLATAKIAIQGFGNAGSHAATLGDSFGCTIVAVSDSHGGVYNENGLDIPALVAYKQKTGAVRDFPGAKNITNEELLELKVDVLVPAALENAINASNADKVGAKVVAELANGPVSPEADAILFAKKIPVIPDFLCNSGGVTVSYFEMVQNFSLDRWDEESVRARLERKMTKAYHEVYAVAQEHSISLREAAYTLAMKRVVDAMKLRGWV from the coding sequence ATGACCAATGACAATCCGTTTGAGATGGTGAAGCAGCAGATCAGTGCCTGCTCAGAATACCTGAACCTCCCCCAGAATGTCGAGGAATACCTCATGACCCCGATGCGGGAGATCCACGTGGCATTCCCGGTCAGGATGGACGACGGCTCTTTCAAGGTCTTCCAGGGCTACCGTGTCCAGTACAACAACGCCCTCGGCCCCACGAAGGGCGGCATCAGGTTCCACCCCGGCGAGACGATCGACACGATCCGGTCCCTTGCGGCCCTCATGACCTGGAAGTGCTCCCTCCTTGACCTCCCCCTCGGCGGCGGCAAGGGCGGCGTCGTCTGCAACCCCAAGGAACTCTCTGCCGGCGAACTCGAGCGGCTCAGCCGCGCCTATATCCGCGCGATCTATAAGGTCATCGGTCCCGACTGCGACGTCCCGGCCCCTGACGTCTACACCACCCCCCAGATCATGGCCTGGATGATGGACGAGTACTGCACCCTTGTCGGCCACAATGCCTGCGGTGTCATCACCGGCAAGCCGGTCGTCCTCGGCGGCTCTGAGGGCCGTGGCGACGCCACCGCCCGCGGCGGCTGGTTCGTCATCAGGGAAGCGGCAAAGGACAACAATATCGATCTTGCGACGGCAAAGATCGCCATCCAGGGCTTTGGCAATGCCGGTTCCCACGCCGCGACCCTGGGCGACTCCTTCGGCTGCACCATCGTTGCAGTGAGCGACAGCCACGGCGGCGTCTACAACGAGAACGGTCTCGACATCCCGGCGCTCGTCGCCTACAAGCAGAAGACCGGCGCGGTCAGGGACTTCCCCGGTGCGAAGAACATCACCAACGAAGAACTCCTTGAGCTCAAGGTCGACGTCCTCGTCCCGGCCGCCCTGGAGAACGCGATCAACGCCTCCAACGCCGACAAGGTCGGGGCAAAGGTCGTCGCCGAACTCGCGAACGGCCCTGTCTCTCCGGAAGCGGACGCGATCCTCTTCGCGAAGAAGATCCCGGTCATCCCCGACTTCCTCTGCAACTCCGGCGGTGTGACGGTCTCGTACTTCGAGATGGTCCAGAACTTCTCTCTCGACCGCTGGGACGAGGAGAGTGTCCGCGCTCGCCTTGAGCGGAAGATGACGAAGGCCTACCACGAGGTCTACGCCGTTGCACAGGAGCACTCCATCTCCCTCCGTGAGGCTGCGTACACCCTCGCGATGAAGCGCGTCGTCGACGCGATGAAGCTCCGCGGCTGGGTCTGA
- a CDS encoding MFS transporter produces MRGIVLASLAVFVAMAGLGVISPLMPYYAGALGASGIVLGLLFAAFPLARGIFSPYAGALSDREGRRWFVVAGLLAFAAISALYPFAAGVVPLFVVRFLHGAAAAVVITVAMASIAESADDDKEGEAMGVFHTAIYLGMATGPFIGGVISEAAGIPEAFYTMAALAAVAGIAAVALPAGRPRPPAPGLTHPFLTIAADRPMAGILVFRAVHALGRGSILAFVPLFAHARGIGPEMVGLLLFVHILVIAVLQMPSGRLADRVPRPPLVLAGSLVSSVALLAVPFTDSFVPLLLACSATSLGTALSMPAAAVMAVDQGKKWGVGASLGVFNTAFSAGMIASPLISGLALDLFGTVGVFWTAGLIGLAGSAVFFLFSWGERETR; encoded by the coding sequence GTGCGGGGGATCGTCCTCGCCTCCCTTGCCGTCTTTGTAGCGATGGCCGGTCTCGGGGTGATCTCGCCCCTGATGCCCTACTATGCCGGCGCCCTCGGGGCGTCGGGCATCGTCCTCGGCCTCCTTTTTGCGGCCTTCCCTCTCGCCCGCGGCATCTTCTCCCCCTATGCCGGCGCCCTCTCCGACCGTGAGGGGCGGCGGTGGTTCGTGGTCGCGGGCCTCCTCGCCTTTGCCGCGATCTCGGCCCTGTACCCCTTCGCCGCGGGCGTCGTCCCCCTCTTCGTCGTCAGGTTCCTCCACGGCGCCGCGGCCGCGGTGGTGATCACTGTCGCCATGGCGAGCATCGCCGAGTCTGCCGACGACGATAAGGAAGGGGAGGCGATGGGCGTCTTCCACACCGCCATCTACCTGGGCATGGCGACAGGGCCGTTCATCGGCGGCGTCATCAGCGAGGCCGCCGGCATCCCCGAGGCCTTCTACACGATGGCGGCCCTCGCCGCCGTCGCCGGCATCGCCGCGGTCGCCCTCCCCGCCGGACGGCCGCGGCCGCCGGCGCCCGGCCTCACGCACCCCTTCCTGACGATCGCCGCGGACAGGCCGATGGCGGGCATCCTGGTCTTCAGAGCGGTCCACGCCCTCGGCCGCGGGAGCATCCTTGCCTTCGTCCCCCTCTTCGCCCATGCCCGCGGCATCGGCCCCGAGATGGTCGGCCTCCTCCTCTTCGTCCACATCCTGGTCATCGCCGTTCTCCAGATGCCAAGCGGACGCCTTGCCGACCGGGTGCCCCGGCCCCCCCTTGTCCTTGCCGGTTCCCTCGTCTCGTCGGTCGCCCTCCTTGCCGTCCCCTTCACCGACTCCTTCGTCCCCCTTCTCCTCGCCTGCTCGGCGACAAGCCTCGGCACCGCCCTCTCCATGCCCGCGGCCGCGGTCATGGCCGTGGATCAGGGGAAGAAGTGGGGCGTGGGGGCGTCCCTCGGCGTCTTCAACACCGCCTTCTCCGCCGGCATGATCGCAAGCCCCCTCATCTCCGGTCTCGCCCTCGACCTCTTCGGGACAGTCGGCGTCTTCTGGACGGCCGGCCTCATCGGGCTGGCAGGGAGTGCGGTGTTCTTTCTTTTTTCCTGGGGAGAGAGGGAGACACGCTGA
- a CDS encoding aldehyde ferredoxin oxidoreductase family protein gives MKGYADRLLEVDLSAGTCTPVPYPDDLKRDYLGCRGLGVRILSDGIDASTDPLGPENILVFATGPLTGTGVPLGSRFDVVTRSPLNGTLTSANSGGFFGKELKRAGFDAVVVRGKAEKPVYLWVHDGEAEIRDASDHWGLRVGETVHAIEAETDGPKTEVLCIGPAGERLSLISSIMNETYRSAGRGGVGAVMGSKNLKAVAARGEGKIEVADPQALDEAKVEARRKLRENPVTGKGLPTYGTAILVNIINEHHILPTKNFQSGYDPEASAVSGEELADRYLKTKKCCHSCIVCCGRRTEIDGVEGDGPEYETVWAFGPDIGCHDLPMTIRANNLCNDLGLDTISVGGTIAAAMEMTEKGYYDAGIRFGECEKVVPLIEAMGYRQGVGADLADGSYAFAARHGHPELSMSVKKQELPAYDPRGLQGHGLAYATSVRGGDHVYAYLISPEVLGLPMQLDPFADEGKAEWTKAFQDLTAAIDSSGMCLFSSFALGADDYATLVRGVTGMAVTAADLMRIGERIWNLQQVFNLEAGYTKADDTLPPRLLTEPLKDGAPAGRVWEREPLLSEYYRLRGWDEEGVPTPEKLKELGISVSPSLPRKKERTPHSLPAR, from the coding sequence ATGAAAGGATATGCCGACAGACTGCTGGAGGTCGACCTCTCGGCCGGGACGTGTACGCCGGTGCCGTACCCCGACGACCTGAAGAGAGATTATCTCGGCTGCAGGGGCCTCGGGGTCAGGATCCTCTCCGACGGGATCGACGCCTCCACCGACCCGCTGGGCCCGGAGAACATCCTGGTCTTCGCCACCGGACCCCTGACGGGTACGGGCGTACCCCTGGGATCGCGCTTCGACGTGGTGACGCGCTCGCCCCTGAACGGGACGCTGACGAGCGCGAACTCGGGCGGGTTCTTCGGGAAGGAACTGAAGAGGGCCGGGTTCGACGCGGTCGTCGTCAGGGGGAAGGCAGAAAAGCCCGTCTATCTCTGGGTCCACGACGGCGAGGCCGAGATCAGGGACGCCTCGGACCACTGGGGCCTGCGGGTCGGGGAGACGGTCCATGCGATCGAGGCCGAGACAGACGGCCCGAAGACCGAAGTGCTCTGCATCGGGCCTGCCGGGGAGAGGTTGAGCCTGATCTCCTCGATCATGAACGAGACCTACCGCTCGGCAGGAAGGGGCGGCGTCGGGGCGGTGATGGGGAGCAAGAACCTCAAGGCGGTCGCGGCCCGCGGCGAGGGAAAGATCGAGGTCGCCGACCCGCAGGCGCTCGACGAGGCAAAGGTCGAAGCCCGCAGGAAACTCAGGGAGAACCCGGTGACAGGGAAGGGCCTGCCCACCTACGGCACCGCTATTCTCGTCAACATCATCAACGAGCACCATATCCTGCCGACGAAGAACTTCCAGAGCGGGTACGACCCCGAGGCCTCCGCGGTCTCGGGCGAGGAACTCGCCGACCGGTACCTGAAGACGAAGAAGTGCTGCCACTCCTGCATCGTCTGCTGCGGGAGGCGGACCGAGATCGACGGGGTCGAAGGGGACGGCCCGGAGTACGAGACCGTCTGGGCCTTCGGGCCGGACATCGGCTGCCACGACCTCCCCATGACAATCCGGGCGAACAACCTCTGCAACGACCTCGGCCTCGACACCATCTCTGTCGGCGGCACGATCGCCGCGGCGATGGAGATGACGGAGAAGGGGTACTATGACGCGGGCATCAGGTTCGGAGAATGCGAGAAGGTCGTCCCCCTCATCGAGGCGATGGGCTATCGGCAGGGGGTGGGGGCCGACCTCGCCGATGGGAGTTATGCCTTCGCCGCCCGCCACGGCCACCCCGAACTCTCGATGTCGGTCAAGAAGCAGGAACTCCCGGCGTACGACCCGCGGGGCCTCCAGGGACACGGCCTTGCGTACGCCACCTCTGTCCGCGGCGGCGACCATGTCTATGCCTACCTGATCTCGCCCGAGGTGCTCGGCCTGCCCATGCAACTCGACCCCTTCGCGGACGAGGGGAAGGCAGAGTGGACGAAGGCCTTCCAGGACCTCACCGCGGCGATCGACTCCTCGGGGATGTGCCTCTTCTCCTCCTTCGCCCTCGGGGCCGACGACTATGCCACCCTGGTCCGCGGGGTGACGGGCATGGCCGTGACAGCCGCGGACCTGATGCGGATCGGTGAACGGATCTGGAACCTCCAGCAGGTCTTCAACCTGGAGGCGGGGTACACGAAGGCCGACGACACCCTGCCTCCCCGTCTCCTCACCGAACCCCTCAAGGACGGGGCGCCGGCAGGGCGGGTCTGGGAGAGGGAGCCACTCCTCTCGGAGTATTACAGGCTGCGGGGCTGGGACGAGGAAGGTGTCCCGACGCCGGAAAAACTGAAAGAGCTCGGGATCAGCGTGTCTCCCTCTCTCCCCAGGAAAAAAGAAAGAACACCGCACTCCCTGCCAGCCCGATGA
- a CDS encoding lectin like domain-containing protein, which translates to MDNRILKGLAGAFLCAFLLLGAAAPAASALEMTEAPLNPEYVKYLEEKEAPADRMMMAAASIEEGESTDDICGEIPSPVTVAWPEGSEMQTTSAFRPAPSESRFDLRDEGRVGSVKDQGECGSCWAFAALGSLESTLLPEEVRDFSENNLKNTHGLDYAHDKGGNAYMATAYLSRWSGPVNEADDPYSEVSGVSPTGLTVQKHVQDVDFLPIRKDRSNVTLIKQAVKEYGGVYSSMYWSNGFYNEDYASYYDPWLVGDGHAVLIVGWDDTYSKKNFTFEPPGDGAFIVRNSWNADWGDDGYFYQSYYDADRGCKAVFTAENTDNYRDVYLHDPLGWTAAGGLGSETAYAANVFTATSGNSLGAVGFFTTAPNAAYEVSVYLDPTDGPISADGPVTTISGTQVLPGYHTFPLAMPVPLRPGQRFSVVVKLTTPDYYQPLAVEKPIDGFSTGAQAGAGESYISADGVAWEDLTTHMPDTNVCLKAYTVYEEPKLSFSTGQASLDAGDETEVSITMNRAPWGLAGYEMNVSVADPEVATVTGASFPDWARLNLSRETDGGVMMRAVDLDDTVRAGDTNVVLGTVRVKGLLGGTSNLRIAVRQVDGDGGCLVTTRANTSSVAVSPSGTDKQGIKASLDVPGCTVTGQNVSVNASGRTSVSDDGKRIRVAGDNFNLTFVTPGDAVEENGTITGTIQGIILETRAVSVVSEGAGEVSAGVGAELSGLPAGAAISTVLGNNASAETMSAFRQGAAENRLQIDALAASLEVRTTNLTDGSEIRNATVTMSVPAAWVDACGGVANIRVVRIGDDGSTSVLLPEEVRREGEMVVLRFASPDGFCTFGLAAVSVLPEPTTEPTVEPTTEPTAEPAHAPSHGSGGGHSEAAVGAAGGLHAGENVTLTMRDTPITAVTLRTKGEIDKLMVGVEKATRPSAADAPDGAVYAYVEATLYHTTEDLLSGETIAFAVPSAWLEAHACTAGDVRLLRYVDGAWKPLTTVVTGEKDGMANFEAETDGLSLFAIAAASGTPATPTPVVTSASAGSAVATPTETGTETVPPTTQQSPLPLWTAALAIGAAFLRAGRR; encoded by the coding sequence ATGGATAACAGAATACTGAAAGGTCTGGCAGGCGCATTCCTCTGCGCCTTCCTGCTTCTCGGGGCCGCGGCCCCTGCAGCCTCCGCACTGGAGATGACCGAGGCGCCGCTCAACCCGGAGTATGTCAAATATCTTGAGGAAAAAGAGGCACCGGCCGACAGGATGATGATGGCCGCCGCCTCCATCGAAGAAGGCGAGAGCACAGACGATATCTGCGGCGAGATACCTTCGCCGGTGACGGTCGCCTGGCCCGAGGGCAGCGAGATGCAGACCACCTCGGCCTTCAGGCCCGCACCCTCGGAGAGCCGTTTCGACCTCCGCGACGAAGGGCGAGTCGGGTCGGTGAAGGACCAGGGAGAGTGCGGGAGTTGCTGGGCATTTGCGGCCCTCGGTTCCCTGGAGTCCACCCTCCTCCCCGAGGAGGTCCGGGACTTCTCCGAGAACAACCTGAAAAACACCCATGGCCTGGACTATGCCCACGACAAAGGCGGGAACGCCTACATGGCCACCGCCTACCTCTCCAGATGGTCTGGCCCGGTGAACGAGGCCGACGACCCGTACAGCGAGGTCTCGGGCGTCTCCCCCACGGGCCTCACCGTCCAGAAGCACGTCCAGGACGTCGACTTCCTGCCGATACGGAAAGATCGCTCCAATGTCACCCTGATCAAGCAGGCTGTCAAAGAGTACGGCGGCGTGTATTCCTCGATGTACTGGTCGAATGGTTTCTACAACGAGGATTATGCCAGTTACTATGACCCCTGGCTCGTCGGCGACGGTCATGCCGTCCTGATCGTCGGGTGGGACGACACCTACAGCAAGAAAAACTTCACCTTCGAACCGCCGGGCGACGGTGCCTTCATCGTCAGAAACTCCTGGAACGCCGACTGGGGCGACGACGGCTACTTCTACCAGTCGTACTATGACGCCGACCGCGGCTGCAAGGCGGTCTTCACCGCTGAAAATACCGACAACTACCGGGACGTCTACCTCCACGACCCCCTGGGCTGGACCGCTGCGGGCGGCCTCGGGAGCGAGACGGCGTACGCCGCCAATGTCTTCACCGCCACCTCGGGCAACAGCCTGGGAGCGGTCGGATTTTTCACGACGGCTCCGAACGCCGCCTACGAGGTCTCGGTCTACCTCGACCCGACAGACGGCCCCATCTCGGCCGACGGTCCGGTGACGACAATCTCCGGCACCCAGGTCCTGCCCGGTTACCATACCTTCCCCCTTGCGATGCCCGTGCCCCTGAGGCCCGGCCAGAGATTCTCGGTGGTCGTCAAACTCACGACGCCCGACTACTACCAGCCCCTGGCAGTCGAGAAACCGATCGATGGTTTCTCCACCGGCGCACAGGCCGGGGCAGGTGAGAGTTATATCAGTGCCGACGGCGTCGCGTGGGAAGACCTCACCACCCATATGCCGGACACAAATGTCTGCCTGAAGGCTTATACCGTCTACGAGGAACCAAAACTCTCGTTCAGCACGGGGCAGGCATCCCTGGACGCGGGTGACGAGACTGAGGTTTCCATCACCATGAACCGCGCCCCCTGGGGTCTTGCCGGGTACGAGATGAACGTCTCGGTCGCCGACCCGGAGGTCGCCACGGTCACCGGCGCCTCCTTCCCCGACTGGGCGAGGCTCAACCTTTCCCGTGAGACCGACGGCGGCGTCATGATGCGGGCCGTCGACCTCGACGACACTGTCCGTGCAGGCGACACGAACGTCGTGCTCGGCACGGTCAGGGTGAAAGGCCTCCTGGGCGGAACTTCGAACCTCAGGATCGCCGTGCGGCAGGTCGACGGCGACGGCGGTTGCCTGGTCACCACCAGGGCAAACACGAGCAGCGTCGCGGTCAGCCCGTCTGGCACGGATAAACAGGGAATAAAGGCCTCCCTGGACGTGCCCGGGTGCACCGTCACCGGGCAGAATGTCTCGGTGAACGCGTCCGGCCGGACGTCGGTCTCCGACGACGGAAAGAGGATCCGGGTCGCGGGAGACAACTTCAACCTGACCTTCGTCACGCCGGGCGACGCCGTCGAGGAAAACGGCACCATCACCGGCACCATCCAGGGGATCATCCTGGAGACACGGGCTGTCTCGGTCGTCTCAGAGGGCGCCGGTGAAGTCTCGGCAGGCGTCGGCGCGGAACTTTCCGGTCTGCCCGCAGGAGCGGCAATCTCCACGGTCCTCGGGAACAATGCATCTGCAGAGACCATGAGCGCCTTCCGGCAGGGTGCCGCGGAGAACAGATTGCAGATCGACGCTCTTGCCGCGTCCCTTGAAGTCAGGACGACCAACCTTACGGACGGGAGCGAGATCAGGAATGCCACGGTGACGATGAGCGTCCCGGCCGCATGGGTGGATGCCTGCGGCGGCGTCGCAAACATCAGGGTCGTGCGTATCGGCGACGACGGCAGCACCAGCGTCCTCCTGCCCGAAGAGGTCCGGAGAGAGGGCGAGATGGTGGTCCTCAGATTCGCGTCGCCCGACGGTTTCTGCACCTTCGGCCTCGCGGCAGTTTCGGTGCTGCCCGAACCCACGACAGAGCCTACGGTAGAACCCACGACAGAACCAACCGCTGAACCGGCCCATGCCCCCTCCCATGGCAGCGGCGGCGGCCACTCCGAGGCGGCGGTCGGTGCGGCAGGCGGACTGCATGCCGGGGAGAATGTCACCCTGACGATGCGTGACACCCCGATCACGGCGGTCACCCTCAGGACGAAGGGCGAGATCGACAAACTCATGGTCGGGGTGGAGAAGGCCACACGCCCGTCGGCGGCAGACGCTCCCGACGGCGCGGTCTATGCCTATGTGGAGGCGACTCTCTATCACACGACCGAAGACCTGCTCTCCGGCGAGACCATCGCCTTCGCCGTGCCTTCTGCATGGCTGGAGGCCCACGCCTGCACGGCCGGCGACGTCAGACTTCTCAGGTACGTCGACGGCGCATGGAAACCTCTCACGACCGTGGTCACCGGTGAGAAGGACGGCATGGCCAACTTCGAGGCCGAGACCGATGGTCTCTCCCTCTTCGCCATCGCGGCAGCGAGCGGCACGCCCGCAACCCCGACACCGGTCGTGACCTCGGCCAGCGCCGGGTCGGCCGTTGCGACACCGACGGAGACCGGAACGGAAACGGTCCCGCCGACGACACAGCAGTCGCCTCTGCCCCTCTGGACCGCGGCCCTCGCAATCGGCGCCGCATTCCTCAGGGCAGGGAGACGCTGA